One genomic window of Calonectris borealis chromosome 27, bCalBor7.hap1.2, whole genome shotgun sequence includes the following:
- the SFTPB gene encoding pulmonary surfactant-associated protein B — MAPPPSPSPALALLLALLCATPGLGVPGGRCGVPPPAWCQSWETALRCGALGHCARRAWAPPATDICADCQQIVTLLTHMVNESATKATVEGFLRRECAALPVPTMVPPCQNLVHEYFSLLLTDLEGYLKPSAVCAHLELCPGEPGGAPAVPPLRTLSTRLQVTAGEALPVPLPLCWLCRTFLARAEATVPKETVATAAAGLCRVLPVAVAGACQCLAQRYAVLALEGLLGRLAPRLLCHLLLSCRPEEGYAPLSPPRRPLGATAVSPAASVGAEDLPALSLNPGPCALGPTYWCSSPAAARRCQALQHCQEHVWV, encoded by the exons ATGGCACCGCCACCGTCACCGTCACCCGCGCTGGcactcctcctcgccctcctctgTGCCACCCCAG ggctgggggtgccggggggacgctgcggggtgcccccccccgcctggTGCCAGAGCTGGGAGACGGCGCTGCGCTGCGGGGCCCTGGGGCACTGCGCCCGCCGCGCCTGGGCACCCCCCGCCACG GACATATGCGCCGACTGCCAGCAGATCGTCACCCTCCTCACCCACATGGTCAACGAGTCGGCCACCAAG GCGACCGTGGAGGGCTTCCTGCGGCGGGAGTGCGCGGCGCTGCCGGTGCCCACCATGGTGCCACCCTGCCAGAACCTGGTCCACGAGTACTTCAGCCTCCTCCTCACTGACCTCGAGGGGTACCTC AAGCCCTCAGCCGTCTGTGCCCACCTGGAGCTGTGCCCGGGCGagcccgggggggccccggccgtgccccccctcAGGACACTCAGCACCCGCCTGCAG GTCACCGCCGGCGAGGCCCTGCCCGTGCCGCTGCCGCTGTGCTGGCTGTGCCGCACCTTCCTGGCCCGCGCCGAGGCCACCGTCCCCAAGGAGACGGtggcgacggcggcggcggggctgtgcCGGGTGCTGCCGGTGGCGGTGGCGGGCGCGTGCCAGTGCCTGGCGCAACGGTACGCGGTGCTGGCGCTGGAGGGGCTGCTGGGGCGCCTGGCCCCCCGCCTGCTCTGTcacctgctcctctcctgccgccCCGAGGAGGGTTACGCCCCGTTGTCACCTCCCCGGCGTCCCCTCGGGGCCACCGCGGTCTCACCGGCTGCTTCTGTCGGCGCTGAG GACCTCCCCGCGTTGTCCCTAAACCCGGGACCCTGCGCCCTGGGCCCGACCTACTGGTGctccagccccgcggccgcccgccgctgccAG GCCCTGCAGCACTGCCAGGAGCACGTCTGGGTgtag
- the VAMP8 gene encoding vesicle-associated membrane protein 8 isoform X1 has protein sequence MGNGGECQGPYGVLGCHRLPTLTPTPCYQAGSVAGSVAGSVAGGEAGGVAGGVAGGEAGGGRVRALQREVEGVKTIMTQNVERILARGENLEQLHSKSQDLEATSEHFKTTSQKMARRYWWKNVKLLVILGLVGAIVLILIILLATGTIPT, from the exons ATGGGGAATGGTGGAGAGTGTCAGGGTCcctatggggtgctggggtgccacCGACTGCCCACCCTAACACCTACCCCATGCTACCAGGCGGGCAGCGTCGCAGGCAGCGTCGCAGGCAGCGTCGCAggcggcgaggcgggcggcgTCGCAGGCGGCGTCGCAggcggcgaggcgggcggcgggcgcgtgCGGGCGCTGCAGCGGGAGGTGGAGGGCGTCAAAACCATCATGACCCAGAACGTGGAGCGGATCCTGGCGCGGGGCGAGAACCTGGAGCAGCTCCACAGCAAGAGCCAGGACCTGGAGGCCACC TCGGAGCACTTCAAGACGACGTCACAGAAGATGGCCCGCCGGTACTGGTGGAAGAACGTGAAGCTGCTCGTCATCCTCGGCCTCGTGGGCGCCATCGTCCTCATCCTCATCATCCTCCTGGCCACCGGCACGATCCCCACCTAG
- the C27H2orf68 gene encoding UPF0561 protein C2orf68 homolog — protein sequence MEAAAGWRCRPGGRLDMSHGFVRHIRRNQIARDAYERAVRQARGRARGRLTPTPPRPRRPDQQVYRPRRPGGPGGDPSPGPPPADTRGPRLFCLEYEGDDGRVTAVIVHQGDSAEEVTRRVCARSPLEPALRRALCQRVQDELSKRRGTG from the exons ATGGAGGCGGCCGCGGGCTGGCGCTGCCGGCCGGGTGGGCGGCTCGATATGAGCCACGGCTTCGTGCGGCACATCCGCCGCAACCAGATCGCCAG GGACGCCTACGAGCGGGCGGTGCGGCaggcgcgggggcgggcgcggggccggctcaccccgacccccccccggccccgccgccccgaccAGCAGGTGTaccggccccgccggcccg ggggtcccgggggagacCCCAgcccggggcccccccccgccgACACCCGCGGGCCCCGGCTCTTCTGCCTGGAGTACGAGGGGGACGACGGGCGCGTCACCGCCGTCATCGTGCACCAG GGGGACAGCGCGGAGGAGGTGACGCGACGGGTGTGCGCCCGGAGCCCGCTGGAGCCCGCCCTGCGCCGGGCCCTCTGCCAGCGGGTGCAGGACGAGCTCAGCAAGCGCCGAGGGACAGGGTGA
- the VAMP8 gene encoding vesicle-associated membrane protein 8 isoform X3 → MAGGVAGGVAGGEAGGGRVRALQREVEGVKTIMTQNVERILARGENLEQLHSKSQDLEATSEHFKTTSQKMARRYWWKNVKLLVILGLVGAIVLILIILLATGTIPT, encoded by the exons ATG gcgggcggcgTCGCAGGCGGCGTCGCAggcggcgaggcgggcggcgggcgcgtgCGGGCGCTGCAGCGGGAGGTGGAGGGCGTCAAAACCATCATGACCCAGAACGTGGAGCGGATCCTGGCGCGGGGCGAGAACCTGGAGCAGCTCCACAGCAAGAGCCAGGACCTGGAGGCCACC TCGGAGCACTTCAAGACGACGTCACAGAAGATGGCCCGCCGGTACTGGTGGAAGAACGTGAAGCTGCTCGTCATCCTCGGCCTCGTGGGCGCCATCGTCCTCATCCTCATCATCCTCCTGGCCACCGGCACGATCCCCACCTAG
- the USP39 gene encoding ubiquitin carboxyl-terminal hydrolase 39 encodes MSSRGKREREREARAAPRGAGGGGGSSSSRGSSRSRREGEAERSRGRREAERDRGRREAAEPGLALPLPVDPARIKREPGTGTGFWGGSGTATPTGPVRVKREREPDGDSDPEPEPTVRYGRFDPEDQRSRHCPYLDTINKSVLDFDFEKLCSISLSHINVYACLVCGKYFQGRGLKSHAYIHSVQFSHHVFLNLHTLKFYCLPDNYEIIDSSLEDITYVLKPTFTAQQITNLDKQAKLSRAYDGTTYLPGIVGLNNIKANDYANAVLQALSNVPPLRNYFLEEENYKSIQRPPGDIMFLLVQRFGELMRKLWNPRNFKAHVSPHEMLQAVVLCSKKNFQITKQGDGVDFLSWFLNALHSALGGTKKKKKTIVTDVFQGSMRIFTKKLPHPDLPAEEKAQLLQNTEYQEMMVESTFMYLTLDLPTAPLYKDEKEQLIIPQVPLFSILAKFNGATEKEYKTYKENFLKRFQLTKLPPYLIFCIKRFTKNNFFVEKNPTIVNFPITNVDLREYLSEEVQAAHANTTYDLIANIVHDGKPSEGSYRIHVLHHGTGKWYELQDLQVTDILPQMITLSEAYIQIWKRREEDETNQQGA; translated from the exons ATGTCGAGCCGCGGgaagcgggagcgggagcgggaggcccgggcggccccgcggggggcgggcggcggcggcggctcctcctcgtCGCGGGGCTCGTCGCGGAGCCGCCGAGAGGGGGAGGCGGAgcggtcccgggggcggcgggaggcggagcGGGAccgcgggcggcgggaggcggcggagccgggcCTGGCCCTCCCGCTCCCGGTGGATCCCGCCCGTATCAAGCGGGAGCCGGGCACCGGTACCGGCTTCTGGGGGGGCTCCGGCACCGCCACCCCCACCGGCCCGGTGCGGGTCAAGCGTGAGCGTGAGCCTGATGGCGACTCCGATCCTGAGCCCGAGCCCACCG TGCGCTATGGCCGTTTCGACCCCGAGGACCAGCGCAGCCGGCACTGCCCCTACCTGGACACCATCAACAA gagCGTCCTGGACTTTGATTTCGAGAAGCTCTGCTCCATCTCGCTGTCCCACATCAACGTCTACGCCTGCCTCGTCTGCGGGAAGTACTTCCAGG gcCGCGGGCTGAAGTCTCACGCCTACATCCACAGCGTCCAGTTCAGCCACCACGTTTTCCTCAACCTCCACACCCTCAAATTTTATTGCCTCCCCGACAACTACGAGATCATCGACTCCTCGCTGGAGGACATCAcg TACGTGCTGAAGCCCACCTTCACCGCGCAGCAGATCACCAACCTGGACAAGCAGGCCAAGCTCTCCCGTGCCTACGACGGCACCACGTATCTACCCGGCATCGTGGGGCTCAACAACATCAAAGCCAACGACTACGCCAACGCCGTCCTTCAG GCTTTATCCAACGTGCCGCCGTTGAGGAATTATTTTTTGGAAGAGGAGAATTACAAGAGCATCCAACGCCCGCCCGGGGACATCATGTTCCTGCTGGTGCAGCGTTTCGGGGAGCTGATGAGGAAGTTATGGAACCCCCGGAACTTCAAAGCGCACGTTTCGCCCCACGAGATGTTGCAGGCCGTGGTCCTCTGCAGCAAGAAGAACTTCCAGATCACCAAGCAAG GGGACGGGGTGGATTTCCTCTCCTGGTTCCTGAACGCCCTGCACTCGGCCCTGGGCGGCacgaaaaagaagaagaaga CCATCGTCACCGACGTCTTCCAGGGCTCCATGCGTATCTTCACCAAAAAACTGCCTCACCCGGATCTG CCGGCCGAGGAGAAGGCGCAGCTCCTGCAGAACACCGAGTACCAGGAGATGATGGTAGAATCCACCTTCATGTACCTGACGTTGGACCTTCCCACCGCCCCGCTCTACAAGGACGAGAAGGAGCAGCTTATCATCCCCCAGGTCCCCCTCTTCAGCATCTTGGCCAAATTCAACGGCGCCACCGAGAAAGAGTACAAGACCTACAAGGAGAACTTTCTCAAGCGCTTCCAGCTCACTAAACTGCCTCCCTACCTCATCTTCTGCATCAAACGCTTCACCAAGAACAACTTCTTCGTGGAGAAGAATCCCACCATCGTCAACTTTCCCATCAC GAACGTGGACCTGCGGGAGTACCTGTCGGAGGAGGTGCAAGCGGCGCACGCCAACACCACCTACGACCTCATCGCCAACATCGTGCACGACGGGAAGCCCTCCGAGGGCTCTTACCGTATCCACGTGCTGCACCAC GGCACGGGGAAGTGGTACGAGCTGCAGGACCTGCAGGTGACCGACATCTTGCCGCAGATGATCACCCTCTCGGAGGCGTACATCCAG ATCTGGAAGCGGCGCGAGGAGGACGAGACAAACCAACAAGGCGCCtga
- the VAMP8 gene encoding vesicle-associated membrane protein 8 isoform X2: protein MAGSVAGSVAGSVAGGEAGGVAGGVAGGEAGGGRVRALQREVEGVKTIMTQNVERILARGENLEQLHSKSQDLEATSEHFKTTSQKMARRYWWKNVKLLVILGLVGAIVLILIILLATGTIPT from the exons ATG GCGGGCAGCGTCGCAGGCAGCGTCGCAGGCAGCGTCGCAggcggcgaggcgggcggcgTCGCAGGCGGCGTCGCAggcggcgaggcgggcggcgggcgcgtgCGGGCGCTGCAGCGGGAGGTGGAGGGCGTCAAAACCATCATGACCCAGAACGTGGAGCGGATCCTGGCGCGGGGCGAGAACCTGGAGCAGCTCCACAGCAAGAGCCAGGACCTGGAGGCCACC TCGGAGCACTTCAAGACGACGTCACAGAAGATGGCCCGCCGGTACTGGTGGAAGAACGTGAAGCTGCTCGTCATCCTCGGCCTCGTGGGCGCCATCGTCCTCATCCTCATCATCCTCCTGGCCACCGGCACGATCCCCACCTAG
- the LOC142093553 gene encoding vesicle-associated membrane protein 5-like — MAGLAQCQREAEEVTELMKQNFARALERDGRLSDLDSRAQELRAMGEAFTRSTRAVARQQRRGQRRWRLAAIGLVAAFLLLLALGLALWLSRPPPVIVTVTVPPGTPPGGD; from the exons ATG gcggGGCTGGCGCAGTGCCAGCGCGAGGCAGAGGAGGTGACGGAGCTGATGAAGCAGAACTTCGCCCGGGCGCTGGAGCGGGACGGGCGCCTCAGCGACCTCGACAGCCGGGCCCAGGAGCTGCGCGCCATG GGCGAAGCCTTCACCCGCAGCACCCGGGCGGTGGCgcggcagcagcgcagggggcaGCGGCGGTGGCGTCTGGCGGCCATCGGCCTCGTcgccgccttcctcctcctcctcgccctcggCCTGGCGCTATGGCTGTCACGGCCACCCCCCGTCATCGTCACCGTCACCGTCCCCCCCGGTACCCCCCCCGGCGGGgactga